The Phycisphaerae bacterium RAS1 genome includes a region encoding these proteins:
- the ltrA_1 gene encoding Group II intron-encoded protein LtrA gives MSLEPPEKVRKLQTALHAKAKAAPTYRFYLLYDKLYREDILAHAYQACRAKRGAPGVDGQSFEDIEAYGVERWLGELAQELRSKTYQPQAVRRVWIPKADGKQRPLGIPTIRDRVVQTAAVIVLEPIFEADLQPEQYAYRPQRSALDAVCHVHRLLNAGHTEVVDADLSGYFDSIPHTELMKSVARRISDRHMLHLIKMWLEMPVEEEDEHGRKVRTCRARDEHRGTPQGAPISPLLANLYMRRFVLGWKVLGNERRLKAYIVNYADDFVICCRDTAEKAAAAMRNMMTTLRLTVNEAKTRVRRVPAESFDFLGYTLGRCWSPKTGRAYIGTRPSQKRIRRLCEAIREATEPRWTLKTAEDRVAKLNPMLTGWANYFCLGPVGSAYRAIDRYVRLRLRHWLRRKHQQPNRAITRWPDSYLNKTLGLVRLVPLARSLPWAKA, from the coding sequence ATGAGCCTGGAGCCTCCAGAGAAGGTCCGGAAGTTGCAAACGGCGCTGCACGCCAAAGCGAAGGCAGCGCCCACGTACCGGTTCTACCTGCTGTACGACAAGCTGTATCGCGAAGATATTCTGGCGCATGCGTATCAGGCGTGCCGCGCGAAGCGCGGCGCGCCGGGCGTGGACGGCCAGAGCTTCGAGGACATCGAGGCGTACGGCGTGGAACGCTGGTTGGGTGAATTGGCGCAGGAACTCAGGAGCAAGACGTATCAGCCGCAGGCGGTACGGCGGGTGTGGATTCCCAAAGCGGATGGCAAACAACGTCCGCTGGGGATTCCCACGATCCGCGACCGCGTGGTTCAGACGGCGGCGGTGATCGTCCTCGAACCGATCTTCGAGGCCGACCTGCAACCGGAGCAGTACGCCTACCGGCCGCAGCGCAGCGCGTTGGACGCGGTTTGCCACGTCCATCGGTTGCTGAACGCGGGGCATACGGAGGTGGTGGACGCGGACCTGAGCGGATACTTCGACAGCATTCCGCACACCGAGCTGATGAAGTCGGTGGCTCGTCGGATCAGCGATCGACACATGCTGCATCTGATCAAGATGTGGCTGGAAATGCCGGTCGAAGAAGAAGACGAGCATGGGCGGAAGGTGCGAACGTGCCGCGCTCGGGACGAGCATCGCGGTACGCCGCAAGGCGCACCGATCTCGCCGCTGCTGGCCAACCTCTATATGCGTCGCTTCGTGCTGGGCTGGAAGGTGTTGGGCAACGAACGGCGTCTGAAGGCGTACATCGTCAATTATGCAGACGATTTTGTGATCTGCTGCCGCGACACGGCCGAGAAAGCGGCCGCGGCCATGCGGAACATGATGACGACGCTGCGTCTGACGGTGAACGAGGCCAAGACGCGGGTTCGCCGCGTACCGGCGGAATCGTTTGACTTCCTGGGTTACACGCTGGGGCGGTGTTGGTCGCCCAAGACGGGGCGGGCCTACATCGGCACGCGCCCGTCGCAGAAGCGGATTCGCCGGCTGTGCGAAGCGATCCGCGAGGCGACCGAACCGCGCTGGACGCTGAAGACGGCCGAGGACCGCGTGGCGAAACTGAACCCGATGCTGACCGGCTGGGCCAACTATTTTTGTCTGGGTCCGGTGGGATCGGCGTATCGGGCGATCGACCGCTACGTGCGTCTTCGGCTGCGCCACTGGTTACGACGCAAGCATCAACAGCCGAACCGGGCCATTACCCGCTGGCCCGATTCCTACCTTAACAAGACGTTGGGACTGGTACGGCTGGTGCCGCTGGCTCGCAGCTTGCCGTGGGCGAAAGCGTGA